The genomic region AAGCCGGCCACTATCCCGGCTTTAGCCTGTCCGTTCACAGCCTTGGGTGCGACCGTGTAACTTTTAGTCTTGCCCTCGCGTTGCACCTGCACCGGGACTGCGCGTGAACCGGACGCCGTGATCTGCTCCACCAGCTGCGGCCACGTATCCACCCGGTGCCCGTCCCAAGCCACCACCGTGTCGCCCGCACGCAAACCAGCCTCATACGCCGGACTTTTCGGCGCACCCTGCTCGCACTGGCCCAAACACTGCGGAACCTGCGCAAGTTTCGTCACCGGCTGCTGCACACCGATGCCCATCATCACGATCGCGATCAGCACAATCGACATGACGAGATTCACCGTTGGGCCACCTAGCATCACCACCAGCTTTTTAGGCACCGACAGGTTATAAAACGCTTGCGGCTCCCGCCCAGCTGGCAGTTCCTCCGCCGACGCTTCCCGCGCTTCCTGTGCGAGCGTGGGTCTGCCATCGGCTTTGTGTGTACGCACGCCCTCACGGGCAGGAGCGAACATACCCGCCAACCGCACATATCCACCCAAAAGAATGGCTTTCACCCCGTATTCCGTATCCCCGCGTTTCTTAGACCACAGGGTGGGGCCAAAACCTACCATGTACTGAGGGACGTATACCCCGAATTTCTTAGCGGGCAGCAGGTGCCCTAACTCGTGTAGCGCCACCGAAAGAATCAACGCCACAATCGCCAACACAATGCCTAACAGGTAACCCATGACGCTCCTTCGGTGGAATCGAAACAAACCTCCCGACGATTATTCGCCCTCACGGCTTTGTGTTCAAGTTCAACGGTTGCGGCTGTACGTTTGACCGTTACGCGTTCAGGTTCGACAAGTGCCGCGTTCAAGTTTGACAGTGCCGCGTTCAAGTTCACTGATCCGCAATGAGGTTCCGGGCCCGCTCCACAGCCCAGTGTTGCACCTGCACAATCTGCTCGAAGGTTGGCCCATCAACACCGGTGTGTTCGTCAAGCACGCGCGCAACCGTGTCCACGATGTCCAGGTACGGTAAGTTTCCAGCTAGGAACGCGTCCACGCACACTTCGTTCGCTGCGTTCAGCACCGCCGCGTGCGTGTCAGATGCCGCCACCGCACTGCGCGCCAAGTTCATCGCCGGGAAAGTCTGATTATCCACAGGTTCGAATGTCCACGACGTCGGTTCATCCCACGTGCAGGGGGCTTCCACGTCTGCCCACCGCTGTGGCGCCGACAGGGCCAGCGCAATCGGCAACTTCATGTCCGGTGGTGATGCCTGCGCGATCGTCGCCCCATCTTTAAACGTCACCATTGAATGCACAATCGACTGCGGGTGCACAACCGCGTCAATCTTTTCCGCTGAAACGTCAAACAACACCGACGCTTCAATCAGTTCCAAGCCTTTATTCATGAGGGTAGAGGAGTTGATCGTCACCACCGGCCCCATGCTCCACGTGGGGTGCGCCAGCGCCTGCTTTGCGGTTACGTCCGTCAGTTCCGCCCGGGTGCGTCCTCGGAACGGCCCTCCGGAGGCGGTGAGCACGAGCCGTGCGACCTCACTGCTGCCCGTAACCACGGGGGAAGTGAGCCCTTTTTCGTGCTTACCGGCCGATAGGCATTGGGCGATCGCACTGTGTTCCGAATCGACGGGGGTGACCTGCCCGGGCCGGGTCATCGCCGCGCGCACGAGCGGCGCGCCCACCACTAAAGATTCTTTGTTCGCGAGCGCCAGTTGAGCTCCACTGCGCAATGCCGCAAGCGTGGGTTCAAGACCGATCCCACCGGTGATACCGTTCAGCACCACACCTTCGGGACCCAGCATGCTCGCGGCCTGGGTCACCGCGGCTTCCCCCACGCCTACGCGCACACGCTCCCCCACCAGGTCTTGCAGTTCCCGCGCATCCCCCTTCGCCACCGCCACGAACTCCGGTTCGTACTGCTTCACCTGCCGCGCGAGCAGCTTGAAGTTGTTTCCACCCGCCGCGAGGGCGCGCACGCGCATGCGACCCGGGTGAGAAGCAAGTACCTCAAGCGCCTGCGTCCCAATCGAACCCGTAGACCCCAAAATAACGACGTCGCGCATCGTTCACTCCACCGCCAGCAGAATCTCAATCACCCGCGAAAGATACGCGTCGACTGGGCCTTCCTTGTACGCTTCCGCACCTTTCGCAACTTTGAACGTGAGGTGACGAACCTCCTCGGCGGTAAGCGTGTCTTCGTCGTCAAAGAACCGGCCCAGGCGATCCAGAAAATCATCCACCTGCAAACTGTCGTACCCCTGCTTACCTTTCGCGGGGTGCGCAAACCTCTCCCCCACGGGACGAACCAAACGCGGGTACAGAGTCGTTGCCCGGTCCGCAACGTGGTTCAGCCATGCCTGTTCCCCGTTCACCGCCACGTGATCCGCCCTGTCACGGGTTACGAACGCGCCTTCCATGCGGTCTAGCGCCGCATCCACTGCAGCTGGGTCGTACCCACCGCGACGCATCGGGAACGCGGCATTGCGCACGTGTTCAGACGTGAAATCCGACAGTTGACGGTTCTGCTCATAGGCTTCGCGAGCTTTTTCGAAGAAGCTATTTACCGCATCTTGGTCGTATCCCTTTTGGAAGAACTTCGTTGATGGGAAGAAGTCAGTCATGCGTTTTTTCCTCTTCTTTCGCGACTTTAGTTGCGAGTTGACCACACGCGCCGTCAATATCTGATCCACGTGTATCACGAATTGTTGTGGAAATCCCTGCGCCGCGCAGCACGCTCACGAATTCCTCTTGCGCCGCCCTGGTGGAGGCAGTCCATATGGATCCCGGCGTTGGGTTCAGCGGAATAGGGTTCACGTGCACCCAACCGTGTCCGCGGGCGTTGAGTTGATCCGCCAGCAGCTGCGCGCGCCACGGGTGGTCGTTCATGTCCTTAATTAGCGCGTATTCAATCGACACGCGCCGGCCCGTTGTAACGAAATATTCCCGAGCAGCGTCCAGCAGTTCCCCCACTTTCCAACGGGAGTTTATTGGGATGAGGGGGTCTCTAAGCTCATCATCCGGTGCGTGTAAGGACACGGCTAAGGTCACCGGGTACCCCAGTGCAGCTAGTTTCTTTATGCCGGGGACAAGCCCAACAGTTGAGACCGTGATGTTCCGAGCCGAGAGGCCGAAGCCGTTCGGTGGCTCTTCAATCAGCCCTTTCAGCACGTTTTTGAGGGCACCGAAGTTCGCTAGCGGCTCGCCCATACCCATGAACACCACGTTCGTTAACCGGGTTGCCCCACCCGCCAGATCGCCGCGTTCACACGCTTTGGCCGCTAACCGCACCTGTTCGAGGATTTCCGCGGCCGACAGGTTACGCGTAAGGCCCATCTGCCCCGTAGCGCAAAACGGGCAGCCCATTCCACACCCTGCTTGCGAGGAGATACACAGCGTGGTGCGTTTAGGGTAACGCATGAGCACCGACTCCACGCGGGCACCGTCGAACAGTGACCACAGGTGTTTCAACGTGTAGCCAGCATCAGCTTTTTGCGTTGTCACGTGTTCCACTAACTGCGGCAGAAAACCTTCGCGCAATGGCGCGCGCAGCTGCTGGGGAATATCCGACATGAGCTCCGGGTTCGCTTCAAAATGCGTGAAGTACTGCCGGGACAGCTGGTCGGCCCGGAACCCGGGGATTCCCATTTCTTTGAGAGCCTGCTTGCGTGCCTCCATCGTCAGGTCCGCCATGTGCGCCGGTGCTTTCCCCCGGCGTTTGGGACGCATCGACACGCGGGCCCGCGCATCTTTAGAGCGCGCCCCCTCAGGCAACTGGTCGGTAGGCATCACTTGCCGCGCATTCCGCGACTGCCGGGAGCGAACGGGCTGATGCAACGCGGGTCTTTGCGGGCTCATAGCATAACCTCCATCAAAACGTAGAACACGGGGGCCACCATTAATAGGGAATCGAGCCGGTCCATCACCCCACCGTGGCCAGGAAGTAGGTTCGACATGTCCTTCAGCCCCAGGTCACGTTTGATTAGTGATTCCGTTAAGTCTCCAATGGTGGCCGCGATTGTGGTTAACACGGCCGCAACCGGCCCCCACCACCAGCCGACACCGAGCCACGCGAACCCGATTGCCCCCACAATCATGGACAGGCCAATGGAACCGGCGAAACCTTCCCAAGATTTCTTTGGTGACACAGTGGGCGCCATCGGATGCTTGCCCATCAGCACGCCCGCAGCCCATCCGCCCAGGTCATTAGCGACCGTAAGGAGGACGAACACGATCACCGCGCGCGCCCCCAGCGGCATGTCGCGAACCAGAACTGCGCACGCCCCCAGCAGGGGCACGTACGCGAGCGCGAAACCGCTGGCAAGAATCTCACTGAGCAGTGTGGATCCCTCAACGTGATCGAGCAGCCGCCACACGACACACGCCAGCAGCGTCATGCACAGCGCCGCGAGTGTCGCCCCCAACCCGAGGTACCGGGCGCAAACCAGCATGCCGAGCCCGCCAACCCACAGGGGGATGAGGGGAATACGCACATCCTTGCGGGCGAAAGCACCCGCTAGTTCCCACAGTGCGACCACGACAAGCAGGCACACGAGCGCCATGAACGTGTGCGCGGAAACGAGGATGGCAGCCAGTGCCACCGCCCCCAAGGTTACGCCCACTCCGATGGCGGCAGGCAGGTTCCGCCCGGCCCGCCCAGACGCGGGAAGTGGCTCCTTATTCTGCGTTGGAGGCGGGTTAATTATCGTTGAAAGATTCAAAGTAATACGTCCGCCTCTAGACGGTCATCAGATCCTTTTCTTTAGCTTCAAGTTCCGCATCGATCTGGTCAACGTACTTCTTCGTGAGTGTTTCCAGATCTTTTTCTGCCCGGTCTACTTCGTCTTCCCCGGCCTCACCGTCTTTTTTGATGCGGTCGAGTTCTTCTTTTGCTTTCCGCCGATCGTTCCGAACTGAGATGCGGCCTTCTTCAGCTCGTGACCGCGCCTGTTTCACGTATTCTTTCCGGCGTTCTTCCGTGAGGGCCGGGAGGTTACAGCGGATCACGTTGCCGTCGTCGGTGGGGTTAACCCCCAGGTCTGCATCGCGGATTGCGGCGATGATTTCTTGTACCGCGTTGCGGTCGTAGGGGGAAATAAGCACCATTCGCGCCTCGGGAATCTGGATAGACGCGAGCTGTTGCAGGGGCGTTGGGGCACCGTAGTAGTCAACCATGATTGAGTTGAACATGTCTGGGTTTGCCCGCCCGGTTCGAATATTACCGAACTCACGCTTTGTTGCGGACACGGCCTTTTCCATACCGTCTTCCGCACTCAACAAGACATCTTTGATCATTTTGTGTGTCCTTCCGTTACACCGTTTGTTACCAGGGTACCTATCTTCTCACCCAACAGCGCTGCCGTGACATTCCCCGGTTCCGACATGCCAAATACGCGCATGGTTAAGTTGTTGTCTTTACACAGTGCGAATGCGGTTGCGTCCACTACCTTGAGGCCCTGCGCGAGTGCTTGCGAATACGTTAGCGTGTCGAGTTTTTCCGCATCGGGGTTCACTTTCGGATCAGCGGTGTACACGCCATCGACCCCCTTTTTACCAACCAGCAGTTCGCTGCACCGCGTTTCTAACGCCCGCTGGGCCGCCACGGTATCTGTGGAGAAGTACGGTAGGCCAGCGCCCGCTCCGAATACGACTACGCGGCCTTTTTCGAGGTGGCGGATAGCCCGCAGTGGAATGTAAGGTTCCGCTACTTGCCGCATCGAGATCGCGGATTGCACGCGCGTGGTAACGCCTGCTTGCTCCAGGAAGTCTTGGAGCGCGAGCGCGTTCATTACTGTGCCGAGCATCCCCATGTAGTCCGCGCGGGAGCGGTCTAAACCGTGTTTAGATAGTTGCGCGCCTCGGAAGAAGTTTCCACCCCCAACGACGACCGCTACCTGCACCCCCTGTTTAACTGCGGTGGCTATTTGTGTGGCCACCGAGCGCACGACGTTCGGATCTAGGCCGATTTTGCCTCCACCAAACACTTCGCCCGATAGTTTCATTAGCACGCGCCGTGGCGCAGCAGCATCGTGTGGCATGCCGTTCCCCTCCTGCAACGGGATAACTTAAGTACGAGATTCCTTCACCATGTTACCTGCCCGCTTCCGTTCGCGGACACAACCGTGGCCTTGCCTTGAATAATCAGGGCAAGGCCACAGTGGTTTATTTAGTTTCAGGCACTTACGTGCCCTGGTAGGTGCACCAGGTAGCTACCTCAGGCACCCACCTGGACGCGCTAGGCTCCAAGCTGGAAGCATTACGTCCCAACCTGGACTCGTTAAGCTCCCACCTGGACGCGTTACGTCCCAACCTGGGCTCGTTATGCTCCCACCTGGACGCGGGCGAATCCGGTTACGTCACCGCCGACCTCTTTGAGCACCTGGCCCACAGTCTTCGACGGATCCTTAGCGAAGTCTTGGTCGACCAAGCAGTTCTCTTTGTAGAACGCGTTCAGGCGGCCCTCGACAATTTTCGGCACGATTTTCTCTGGTTTGCCTTCACCCAGCGTAATCTTCGTGAGGGTTTCCCGCTCGTGCTCCACCACGTCGGCGGGTACCGTGTCCTCAGAAATGTAGTCGGGTGAGAACGCTGCGATGTGCATCGCGATGTCGCGTGCCACGCCCTCTCCGGCCTGGTTGGTGGCAACGAGAACCGCCACTTGCGCCGGCAGGTCCGCGGACGTCTGGTGCAAGTACAGGGACATGGCTTCGCCTTCCAGGCGCACCACGTTCCGCACCTCCACCTTTTCCCCCACTACGGCACCCATGTTTTTCACCAGGTCCGAAACTTTCTCGTCCCCAGAGGGTGCTTCGAGGGCCTCTTCAACGTTAGTTGCGTTCGCAGCAACCGCGGCTTCGAGGACCTTGTTTGCGAAGTCAACGAACTTATCGGTCTTGGCAACGAAGTCCGTTTCGGAGTTAACCTCAACGACCACGCCAACTTTGCCGTCAACGATCTTCCCGGCCACGAGCCCGGCGGAAGCGGTGCGGCCTTCGCGTTTAGACAGTGACTTCAGGCCCGACAGGCGGATGATTTCCAGTGCTTTCTCTTTGTCCCCATCAGCCTCAGAGAGGGCATTCTTAACGTCCATCATGCCGGCGCCTGTCTGCTCACGCAGGGCTTTAACGTCGGCAGCTGTAAAGTTTGCCATGTTTCTTCCTTCAGTAAGAGTAGTTGGTTGAACTTACTTTTCTTCTGCTTTTGACTCGTCTTTGGAGTCAGCTTTTTGCACAGTCTCAGCGTCCGCTGCTTCTGCTTTCGGCTGCTCGGCTTTATCTGCCTTAGGTTCGGCAGCTGCTTCGTCTGCCTTGGGTTCACTGTCGGCCTTTTCAGCGGACTTGGCTGACGCATCTTTACCAGGGGTCTCGCCCTCCAGCAGTTCGCGTTCCCACTCCGCCATCGGCTCAGCCTGTGCCTCACCATCTTTCTTCTGACGACGCTGTGAACGTTCCAACAGGCCCGCTGCAACCGCATCAGCAACTACGCGGGTCAGTACGGAGACGGCACCGATTGCGTCATCGTTACCGGGAATGCCGTATTCAACATCATCCGGATCGCAGTTGGTGTCGAGGATAGCAATCACTGGGATCCCCAGTTTCTTCGCCTCCGCGATCGCGAGGTGCTCTTTGTTCGTGTCCACTACCCACAGTGCGGACGGGAGTTTCGCCATGTCCCGAATCCCACCCAGGGAGCGTTCGAGCTTCTCTTTCTCGCGACGCATCATGAGTAGTTCCTTCTTGGTGCGACCCGAAGAAGCGACGTCGTCAAAGTCGATCTCTTCCAGTTCTTTCATGCGCTGCACGCGCTTAGCTACGGTCTGGAAGTTAGTGAGCATACCGCCGAGCCAACGGTGGTTCACGTACGGCATGCCAACGCGTTGAGCCTGCTCCTCAACGCTTTCTTGCGCCTGCTTCTTGGTACCGATGAACAGGATATTGCCGTTGTGCGCAACCGTTTCTTTAACGTATTCGAATGCGCGGTCAATATCCGCGATGGTTTGCTGCAGGTCAATGATGTAGATGCCGTTGCGTTCCGTGAGGATGAAACGCTTCATCTTCGGGTTCCAACGACGGGTCTGGTGACCAAAGTGGACGCCGCTTTCGAGAAGCTGACGCATGGTAACAACTGCCATGGTTGTTCCTTCCGGTGCGAGTGCACCAATCGGCCGCATAATGCGGGTAATTTCAGTTCCTTTATAGCCCTTGAGGGCCCCTAGCGTTCTGACCGTACGCACCCAACCTAACGGTTAGGACTGTGGCGTCCGCGTCCCACTTCACGAGCCGCCTACTTAGCTGACGCACCAGTGTGGTCCGCCCTAGTAGGGGTGTGACAGCGGTGAAGAACGCGCGTTAGTCGCCGCTCATGACCATTTGGACACAAACGGCGCCGCGTTTATTGTACGCCACAGGGCGCAGACGGTAAAGGAACGGGGTGGTACGCCCGCTCACACAAACCGGTGGATGGGATTTATCCACCGCTGTTTTTACACACAACCGCGTGGACGCACCGCATTCACGTGCAGTTTGTACCGTAGATTCAACACCATGCTTCATTTACATCGGCCGCTTCCGCATTCACTCCGTTTCGCCGCGTTCTCCTCACGGGCGTTAATCCGCAGTGTTGCCTTAGTTGTAGCGCTAGCCCTGTGTACTGGCGCCAACTCCGTTTCAAGCAGTGCAAACCGCGAAACAGCCGAGTGGGAATCCACCGGTTTAACAATTACCGGTGAATCTGCAGACGAGGGCCCTGGCGCCACTCGGACTCACCCCCGCCTCAAAGCCAGTGGGCGCTGGATTCCACCGGTTCCCCGCCCATTGAACGTTGGCAGGCGGTTTGATCCACCGGCTAAACGTTGGCTGCCCGGGCACCGCGGCGTAGATTTGTGTCCCCCATTGGGCACTGCGGTACGTGCCCCACGCGCAGGCCGCGTAGTGTACGCCGCTGACCTAGCCGGAAGGCCCGTCATTTCAATTGAACATGAGGACGGTTTACACTCCACCCTCGAACCCGTGGAAGCAACTGTTTCCAAAGGGCAAACAGTAGAACAAGGTACCGTGGTGGGCACACTAGTTAGCGGACACGACAACGATTGCTTACATTTTGGTGTGCGCAAAGACAAAGATACCTACTTAGATCCCCTCTTGCTGATAAACCCCAGAGCAGTTTTAAAACCCTGGGACGCCCCGGCTTAAACCGCGAACCGGCAGAAGCAGAAACGAGCTTTATTACGCACATGGAGTTTCTTGGGTCCGCGGCTGCGCTTACGCACGCGGATGAGCTTGACGCATGATGCGAGTAAGACGCGCCGCATCCACATGCGTGTAACGCTGCGTCGTCTGCAACGACGCGTGCCCGAGCAGATCCTGCACCGCCCGCAGATCCGCTCCCCCCTCGAGCATGTGCGTAGCAGCGCAGTGACGTAAACCGTGCGGAGAAATGGTTGGCACACCCGCGCCCACACACGCCCGCTCCAACCGAGCCCGCACGGTCCTCTGGTTAATCCGCCTTCCTCTAACCCCCAAGAAAAACGCTTGCCCCGACTTCTCACTCGCTAACTGACCGCGCCCCACCTCAATCCACTGACGCATCGCTTCGTGAGCCGGTAAACCATACGGAACTACCCGTTCTTTATTTCCCTTCCCCAACACTCTTAACGTATGTGTCGAAGCGTCCAAACTGGTCAAATCAAGCCCAGTAAGCTCCGCCACCCGCATTCCCGTTGAATATAAGACCTCAAAAATCGCCCAGTCCCGCATCTGCTGCGGATCATCCTCCGCTTGTACCTTCACCCACTGCAAGAGCCGATTAGTTTGCTTCACATTCAACGTTGCCGGCAGGTTCTGACTAACTTTAGTCCCCGTGAGTTTCAACGCGGGATCCACCGCGATAAAACCTTCTTTTTTCGCCCAAGCACCGAAGAGCCTAACGGTAGCGATGTAACGAGCCAGAGAAGTCCGCGCTGTCCCCTCCCGCACCCGGTGCGCAAGCCAACCTCTCAATGCCCTATAAGTGAAAACCTCCGCCTGGAAGTTCCCATTGGGGTAAATCCAACTGAGGCAAGCCCGCAGATCAGTTTCATACGCTCGGACTGAGTGTTTGCTAAAACCGCGCGTGTACTGCAAGTAGCGACCGAAATCCTCCAGCAACTCTTCTT from Gleimia hominis harbors:
- a CDS encoding M23 family metallopeptidase: MLHLHRPLPHSLRFAAFSSRALIRSVALVVALALCTGANSVSSSANRETAEWESTGLTITGESADEGPGATRTHPRLKASGRWIPPVPRPLNVGRRFDPPAKRWLPGHRGVDLCPPLGTAVRAPRAGRVVYAADLAGRPVISIEHEDGLHSTLEPVEATVSKGQTVEQGTVVGTLVSGHDNDCLHFGVRKDKDTYLDPLLLINPRAVLKPWDAPA
- the rpsB gene encoding 30S ribosomal protein S2; the protein is MAVVTMRQLLESGVHFGHQTRRWNPKMKRFILTERNGIYIIDLQQTIADIDRAFEYVKETVAHNGNILFIGTKKQAQESVEEQAQRVGMPYVNHRWLGGMLTNFQTVAKRVQRMKELEEIDFDDVASSGRTKKELLMMRREKEKLERSLGGIRDMAKLPSALWVVDTNKEHLAIAEAKKLGIPVIAILDTNCDPDDVEYGIPGNDDAIGAVSVLTRVVADAVAAGLLERSQRRQKKDGEAQAEPMAEWERELLEGETPGKDASAKSAEKADSEPKADEAAAEPKADKAEQPKAEAADAETVQKADSKDESKAEEK
- a CDS encoding M50 family metallopeptidase → MGYLLGIVLAIVALILSVALHELGHLLPAKKFGVYVPQYMVGFGPTLWSKKRGDTEYGVKAILLGGYVRLAGMFAPAREGVRTHKADGRPTLAQEAREASAEELPAGREPQAFYNLSVPKKLVVMLGGPTVNLVMSIVLIAIVMMGIGVQQPVTKLAQVPQCLGQCEQGAPKSPAYEAGLRAGDTVVAWDGHRVDTWPQLVEQITASGSRAVPVQVQREGKTKSYTVAPKAVNGQAKAGIVAGFERRRASVVDVADASWHTFTATASVVLRLPKAVWDTTVGLFQDRPRDPNSVLSVVGVGRLAGEVSADTNPQVTVWDRAGVLLSLWGSLNMALFVFNLIPLPPLDGGHVAGALWEGARRTYNRMRRKPDPGPADTARLMPLTYTMVLVFAVMTLVLIAADIINPIHLLR
- a CDS encoding phosphatidate cytidylyltransferase codes for the protein MNLSTIINPPPTQNKEPLPASGRAGRNLPAAIGVGVTLGAVALAAILVSAHTFMALVCLLVVVALWELAGAFARKDVRIPLIPLWVGGLGMLVCARYLGLGATLAALCMTLLACVVWRLLDHVEGSTLLSEILASGFALAYVPLLGACAVLVRDMPLGARAVIVFVLLTVANDLGGWAAGVLMGKHPMAPTVSPKKSWEGFAGSIGLSMIVGAIGFAWLGVGWWWGPVAAVLTTIAATIGDLTESLIKRDLGLKDMSNLLPGHGGVMDRLDSLLMVAPVFYVLMEVML
- the dxr gene encoding 1-deoxy-D-xylulose-5-phosphate reductoisomerase; this translates as MRDVVILGSTGSIGTQALEVLASHPGRMRVRALAAGGNNFKLLARQVKQYEPEFVAVAKGDARELQDLVGERVRVGVGEAAVTQAASMLGPEGVVLNGITGGIGLEPTLAALRSGAQLALANKESLVVGAPLVRAAMTRPGQVTPVDSEHSAIAQCLSAGKHEKGLTSPVVTGSSEVARLVLTASGGPFRGRTRAELTDVTAKQALAHPTWSMGPVVTINSSTLMNKGLELIEASVLFDVSAEKIDAVVHPQSIVHSMVTFKDGATIAQASPPDMKLPIALALSAPQRWADVEAPCTWDEPTSWTFEPVDNQTFPAMNLARSAVAASDTHAAVLNAANEVCVDAFLAGNLPYLDIVDTVARVLDEHTGVDGPTFEQIVQVQHWAVERARNLIADQ
- a CDS encoding DivIVA domain-containing protein, with the protein product MTDFFPSTKFFQKGYDQDAVNSFFEKAREAYEQNRQLSDFTSEHVRNAAFPMRRGGYDPAAVDAALDRMEGAFVTRDRADHVAVNGEQAWLNHVADRATTLYPRLVRPVGERFAHPAKGKQGYDSLQVDDFLDRLGRFFDDEDTLTAEEVRHLTFKVAKGAEAYKEGPVDAYLSRVIEILLAVE
- a CDS encoding tyrosine recombinase XerC, translated to MDQEELLEDFGRYLQYTRGFSKHSVRAYETDLRACLSWIYPNGNFQAEVFTYRALRGWLAHRVREGTARTSLARYIATVRLFGAWAKKEGFIAVDPALKLTGTKVSQNLPATLNVKQTNRLLQWVKVQAEDDPQQMRDWAIFEVLYSTGMRVAELTGLDLTSLDASTHTLRVLGKGNKERVVPYGLPAHEAMRQWIEVGRGQLASEKSGQAFFLGVRGRRINQRTVRARLERACVGAGVPTISPHGLRHCAATHMLEGGADLRAVQDLLGHASLQTTQRYTHVDAARLTRIMRQAHPRA
- the rlmN gene encoding 23S rRNA (adenine(2503)-C(2))-methyltransferase RlmN, which codes for MSPQRPALHQPVRSRQSRNARQVMPTDQLPEGARSKDARARVSMRPKRRGKAPAHMADLTMEARKQALKEMGIPGFRADQLSRQYFTHFEANPELMSDIPQQLRAPLREGFLPQLVEHVTTQKADAGYTLKHLWSLFDGARVESVLMRYPKRTTLCISSQAGCGMGCPFCATGQMGLTRNLSAAEILEQVRLAAKACERGDLAGGATRLTNVVFMGMGEPLANFGALKNVLKGLIEEPPNGFGLSARNITVSTVGLVPGIKKLAALGYPVTLAVSLHAPDDELRDPLIPINSRWKVGELLDAAREYFVTTGRRVSIEYALIKDMNDHPWRAQLLADQLNARGHGWVHVNPIPLNPTPGSIWTASTRAAQEEFVSVLRGAGISTTIRDTRGSDIDGACGQLATKVAKEEEKTHD
- the pyrH gene encoding UMP kinase; this encodes MPHDAAAPRRVLMKLSGEVFGGGKIGLDPNVVRSVATQIATAVKQGVQVAVVVGGGNFFRGAQLSKHGLDRSRADYMGMLGTVMNALALQDFLEQAGVTTRVQSAISMRQVAEPYIPLRAIRHLEKGRVVVFGAGAGLPYFSTDTVAAQRALETRCSELLVGKKGVDGVYTADPKVNPDAEKLDTLTYSQALAQGLKVVDATAFALCKDNNLTMRVFGMSEPGNVTAALLGEKIGTLVTNGVTEGHTK
- the frr gene encoding ribosome recycling factor, coding for MIKDVLLSAEDGMEKAVSATKREFGNIRTGRANPDMFNSIMVDYYGAPTPLQQLASIQIPEARMVLISPYDRNAVQEIIAAIRDADLGVNPTDDGNVIRCNLPALTEERRKEYVKQARSRAEEGRISVRNDRRKAKEELDRIKKDGEAGEDEVDRAEKDLETLTKKYVDQIDAELEAKEKDLMTV
- the tsf gene encoding translation elongation factor Ts — translated: MANFTAADVKALREQTGAGMMDVKNALSEADGDKEKALEIIRLSGLKSLSKREGRTASAGLVAGKIVDGKVGVVVEVNSETDFVAKTDKFVDFANKVLEAAVAANATNVEEALEAPSGDEKVSDLVKNMGAVVGEKVEVRNVVRLEGEAMSLYLHQTSADLPAQVAVLVATNQAGEGVARDIAMHIAAFSPDYISEDTVPADVVEHERETLTKITLGEGKPEKIVPKIVEGRLNAFYKENCLVDQDFAKDPSKTVGQVLKEVGGDVTGFARVQVGA